One window of the Paraburkholderia sp. PGU19 genome contains the following:
- a CDS encoding M3 family metallopeptidase yields the protein MSTSQSTSDNPLLDFSDLPRFGEIRPEHVTPALDVLLANASAAVDRAAEPSTPASWAEVVEPVERATEPLSRAWGVIGHLNAVADTPELRAVYGENLPRVTEFWSSVGQNLALYEKYKTIAAADDFESLTGERKKILNNSLRDFRLSGAELPEDQKPRFAELQERQAALSKAFSDHVLDATNAYAFIAESKDELTGLPDDVIEAAREAAEREGKSGWKFTLHFPSYFPVMQYSENRAMRETMYRAYVTRASELGPQYGKGNTDWDNTGIVADALKLREEEAHMLGFKNFAEVSLAPKMAESPEQVMAFLEDLATRARPHAEHDWKELREFAASELGLAELQPWDVAFAAERLREKRYSFSENEVKQYFPEDTVLKGLFKVTETLFGVKIRRDEAATWHPDVRFFRVENQDGGLVAQFYLDLYAREGKRGGAWMDDARSRRKPVNGAVQTPVAYLTCNFSAPVGGKPACFTHDEVITLFHEFGHGLHHMLTRVDELGVSGINGVEWDAVELPSQFMENFCWEWDVLSDMTSHVDTAKPLPRDLFDKMLAAKNFQSGLGTLRQIVFSMFDMKLHVDFDTSGAKSANYLAREINERFHVIPQASFSRWPNTFSHIFAGGYAAGYYSYKWAEVLSADAYAAFEEAAQAGKGSVLDAATGTRYRKEILEVGGSRPAMESFKAFRGREPNIDALLRHNGMAPDAVPGGAH from the coding sequence ATGTCCACCTCTCAATCGACATCCGACAATCCGCTCCTCGATTTCTCCGATCTGCCGCGCTTTGGCGAGATCCGCCCCGAACATGTAACCCCTGCCCTCGATGTGCTGCTCGCGAATGCGAGCGCGGCAGTCGACCGCGCGGCCGAGCCGTCGACGCCGGCGTCGTGGGCCGAGGTCGTCGAACCCGTCGAACGCGCGACGGAGCCGCTGTCGCGCGCCTGGGGCGTGATCGGCCACCTGAACGCCGTCGCCGATACGCCCGAGCTGCGCGCCGTGTACGGCGAGAACCTGCCGCGCGTCACCGAGTTCTGGTCGAGCGTCGGGCAGAATCTGGCGTTGTACGAGAAGTACAAGACCATTGCCGCCGCCGATGATTTCGAATCGCTGACGGGCGAACGCAAGAAGATCCTGAACAACTCGCTGCGTGACTTCAGACTGTCGGGCGCCGAACTGCCTGAAGATCAGAAGCCGCGTTTCGCGGAACTGCAGGAACGCCAGGCCGCACTGTCGAAAGCATTCTCGGATCACGTACTCGATGCGACGAATGCATACGCGTTCATCGCCGAAAGCAAGGACGAACTGACGGGCTTGCCCGACGACGTGATCGAAGCCGCGCGCGAAGCAGCCGAGCGCGAAGGCAAGAGCGGCTGGAAGTTCACGCTGCATTTCCCGTCGTACTTCCCCGTCATGCAGTATTCAGAAAACCGCGCGATGCGCGAGACGATGTACCGCGCTTATGTCACGCGCGCGTCGGAACTCGGGCCGCAATACGGCAAGGGCAATACCGACTGGGACAACACGGGCATCGTCGCTGACGCGCTGAAGCTGCGCGAAGAAGAAGCGCACATGCTCGGATTCAAGAACTTCGCCGAGGTGTCGCTCGCGCCGAAGATGGCCGAGTCGCCGGAACAGGTGATGGCGTTCCTCGAAGACCTCGCGACGCGCGCGCGTCCGCACGCCGAGCACGACTGGAAGGAACTGCGCGAGTTCGCTGCGAGTGAGCTGGGTCTCGCCGAACTCCAGCCGTGGGATGTCGCGTTTGCCGCCGAACGCCTGCGTGAGAAGCGCTATTCGTTCTCCGAGAACGAAGTGAAGCAGTATTTCCCGGAAGACACGGTGCTCAAGGGCCTGTTCAAGGTCACGGAGACACTGTTCGGCGTGAAGATCCGCCGCGACGAAGCAGCGACGTGGCACCCGGACGTGCGCTTCTTCCGCGTCGAGAATCAGGACGGCGGGCTCGTTGCGCAGTTCTATCTCGACCTGTACGCGCGCGAAGGCAAGCGCGGCGGCGCGTGGATGGACGACGCCCGCTCGCGCCGCAAGCCCGTCAACGGCGCGGTGCAGACGCCCGTCGCGTATCTGACGTGCAACTTCTCGGCACCCGTCGGCGGCAAACCCGCGTGCTTCACGCACGATGAAGTGATCACGCTGTTCCACGAGTTCGGTCACGGTCTGCATCACATGCTGACGCGCGTCGACGAGCTCGGCGTGTCGGGCATCAACGGCGTCGAATGGGATGCCGTCGAACTGCCGTCGCAGTTCATGGAAAACTTCTGCTGGGAGTGGGACGTGCTGAGCGACATGACGTCGCACGTCGATACGGCCAAGCCGCTGCCGCGCGACCTGTTCGACAAGATGCTCGCCGCGAAGAACTTCCAGAGCGGGCTGGGCACGCTGCGTCAGATCGTGTTCTCGATGTTCGACATGAAGCTGCACGTCGACTTCGACACGTCGGGCGCAAAGAGCGCGAACTATCTGGCGCGTGAGATCAACGAACGCTTCCACGTGATTCCGCAAGCGTCGTTCTCGCGCTGGCCGAATACCTTCAGCCACATTTTTGCGGGCGGCTACGCGGCGGGCTACTACAGCTACAAGTGGGCCGAAGTACTGTCCGCCGATGCTTACGCCGCGTTCGAAGAAGCCGCGCAAGCGGGCAAAGGCAGCGTGCTCGATGCGGCAACGGGCACGCGTTACCGCAAGGAGATTCTCGAAGTGGGCGGCAGCCGTCCCGCGATGGAATCGTTCAAGGCGTTCCGTGGCCGCGAGCCGAATATCGATGCGCTGCTGCGGCACAACGGCATGGCGCCGGATGCGGTGCCAGGTGGGGCGCATTGA
- a CDS encoding DUF2950 domain-containing protein, with product MTGKLTCLPTRQSIRAAIRRAPRAALSRTFAAVAASAMFAASQPASAQAVYPTPDAAASAFANALATSDHPAMEKVLGKNFGRYIPTTNIGEDDIYAFLGQWAKGHRIVDDPAPQAGRKSVHLAVGDEGWTLPIPIVQTARGWQFNTPAATDEMLTRRIGRNERAAILTSLAYVDAQNDYRKQMQHYAQKFISSPGKQDGLYWPTAPGEPESPLGPLAATMPHQIAPGEAYYGYHYRILTSQGAKADGGAQNYVQDGVLSKGFALVAWPAEYGKTGVMSFIVNQNGQVYEKNLGPQTPHVASTITSFNPDASWQATQP from the coding sequence ATGACCGGCAAATTAACCTGCTTACCAACCCGCCAATCGATTCGCGCAGCTATCCGCCGCGCGCCGCGTGCGGCGCTTTCGCGCACGTTCGCTGCGGTCGCCGCCAGCGCGATGTTCGCGGCTTCGCAGCCCGCCTCTGCGCAGGCCGTCTACCCGACACCCGATGCCGCCGCAAGTGCGTTCGCGAACGCGCTCGCGACCAGCGATCATCCCGCGATGGAAAAGGTGCTCGGCAAAAACTTCGGGCGCTACATCCCGACCACCAATATCGGCGAGGACGACATCTACGCGTTCCTCGGACAATGGGCGAAAGGCCACCGGATCGTCGACGACCCGGCACCGCAGGCGGGCCGCAAGAGCGTGCATCTCGCCGTCGGCGACGAAGGCTGGACACTGCCCATTCCCATCGTGCAGACGGCGCGCGGCTGGCAGTTCAACACGCCCGCCGCCACGGATGAAATGCTCACGCGCCGCATCGGCCGCAACGAACGCGCGGCGATTCTGACGTCGCTCGCCTATGTCGACGCGCAAAACGACTACCGCAAGCAGATGCAGCACTATGCGCAGAAGTTCATCAGTTCGCCGGGCAAGCAGGACGGCCTTTACTGGCCGACAGCACCCGGCGAGCCCGAAAGCCCGCTCGGTCCACTCGCCGCGACGATGCCGCATCAGATCGCGCCGGGCGAAGCGTACTACGGTTACCACTACCGCATTCTCACGTCGCAAGGCGCGAAGGCCGACGGCGGCGCGCAGAACTACGTGCAGGACGGCGTGCTGTCGAAGGGCTTCGCCCTTGTCGCGTGGCCGGCCGAATACGGCAAGACGGGTGTGATGAGCTTCATCGTCAATCAGAACGGCCAGGTTTACGAGAAGAATCTCGGGCCGCAGACACCGCATGTCGCGTCCACGATCACGTCGTTCAATCCCGACGCCTCGTGGCAAGCGACACAGCCTTGA
- the folD gene encoding bifunctional methylenetetrahydrofolate dehydrogenase/methenyltetrahydrofolate cyclohydrolase FolD, translated as MTAKLIDGTALSKTLRADVATRAAALTARGHQPGLAVVLVGDNPASEVYVRNKVKACEDSGLFSSYDRYPATMTEADLLARIDALNRDPKIHGILVQLPLPKHIDSHKVIEAIAPEKDVDGFHVANAGALMTGKPLFRPCTPYGVMKMFEAYGIDLKGANAVVIGRSNIVGKPMALLLLEANATVTICHSKTRDIAAYTRDADVVVVATGLRNTLTADMVKPGATVIDVGMNRDENGKLCGDVDFANVKEVAGHITPVPGGVGPMTITMLLVNTIEAAERAAGNA; from the coding sequence ATGACAGCCAAACTGATCGACGGCACCGCCCTTTCCAAGACCTTGCGCGCCGACGTCGCCACGCGTGCCGCCGCCCTCACCGCCCGTGGACACCAGCCGGGTCTCGCCGTCGTACTCGTCGGCGACAATCCGGCGAGCGAGGTCTATGTCCGCAACAAGGTGAAAGCGTGCGAGGACAGCGGCCTCTTCTCGTCGTATGACCGCTATCCCGCGACGATGACGGAAGCCGATCTGCTTGCGCGCATCGACGCGCTCAACCGCGATCCGAAAATCCACGGCATTCTCGTGCAGCTGCCGCTGCCGAAGCATATCGACAGCCACAAGGTGATCGAGGCCATCGCGCCCGAGAAAGATGTGGACGGCTTTCACGTCGCGAACGCCGGCGCGCTGATGACGGGCAAGCCGCTGTTCCGCCCGTGCACGCCGTATGGCGTGATGAAGATGTTCGAGGCTTACGGCATCGATCTGAAGGGCGCGAATGCCGTCGTGATCGGCCGCTCGAATATCGTCGGCAAGCCGATGGCGCTGTTGCTGCTCGAAGCGAACGCGACGGTCACGATCTGCCACAGCAAGACGCGCGACATCGCCGCGTACACGCGCGACGCGGATGTCGTCGTGGTGGCGACGGGCCTGCGCAACACGCTGACGGCCGACATGGTGAAGCCGGGCGCGACGGTGATCGACGTCGGCATGAATCGCGACGAGAACGGCAAGCTGTGCGGCGACGTCGACTTCGCGAACGTCAAGGAAGTGGCCGGCCATATCACGCCCGTGCCGGGCGGCGTCGGTCCGATGACGATCACGATGCTGCTCGTCAATACGATCGAAGCGGCCGAGCGCGCCGCAGGCAACGCCTGA
- a CDS encoding amidohydrolase family protein — MDLIVRNAVLPRSAPKQNGPVDIGIEGGRIAAVAPNLAASAREEIDAQGALVTPPFIDAHFHMDATLSYGLPRVNASGTLLEGIALWGELKPHLTQEALVERALQYCDWAVARGLLAIRTHVDVCDERLLAVEALLEVKRRVAPYMDLQLVAFPQDGLLRSAGAFDNLKRAIAMGVDVVGGIPHFERTMADGAESVRLLCEFAAEKGLRVDMHCDESDDPLSRHIETLAAQTHRLGLHGRVTGSHLTSMHSMDNYYVSKLLPLMRESGVAAIANPLINITLQGRSDTYPKRRGMTRVPEMLAAGINVAFGHDCVMDPWYSLGSGDMLEVAHMGLHVAQMTGIDAMHACFDAVTVNAARILGLERYGVEPGCDANLVVLDARDAVEAIRLRAARLAVVSRGKVVSRAPAARAMLSLEGRPMEVDFKLHRG; from the coding sequence ATGGATCTGATCGTCCGCAATGCCGTATTGCCACGCAGTGCCCCGAAACAGAATGGCCCCGTCGATATCGGCATCGAAGGCGGACGCATCGCCGCCGTCGCGCCGAACCTCGCCGCCAGCGCACGCGAAGAGATCGACGCGCAAGGCGCGCTCGTTACGCCGCCATTCATCGACGCGCACTTCCACATGGACGCGACGCTGTCGTATGGCTTGCCGCGCGTGAACGCATCGGGCACCTTGCTCGAGGGCATCGCGCTGTGGGGCGAACTGAAGCCGCATCTGACGCAGGAAGCGCTCGTCGAGCGCGCGCTGCAGTATTGCGACTGGGCCGTCGCGCGTGGTCTGCTCGCCATCCGCACGCATGTGGATGTATGCGACGAGCGCCTGCTCGCTGTCGAAGCACTGCTCGAAGTGAAGCGCCGCGTCGCGCCTTACATGGACCTGCAACTGGTCGCGTTTCCGCAAGACGGGCTGCTGCGCAGTGCGGGTGCGTTCGACAATCTCAAGCGCGCGATTGCGATGGGTGTCGATGTGGTCGGCGGCATTCCGCATTTCGAACGGACGATGGCGGACGGCGCGGAGTCGGTGCGGCTGCTATGCGAGTTCGCTGCTGAAAAAGGCTTGCGCGTCGACATGCATTGCGACGAATCGGATGATCCGCTGTCGCGTCACATCGAAACGCTTGCGGCGCAGACGCATCGGCTCGGGTTGCATGGCCGCGTGACAGGCTCGCATCTGACGTCGATGCATTCGATGGACAACTACTACGTCAGCAAGCTGCTGCCGCTGATGCGCGAATCGGGCGTGGCGGCCATCGCGAATCCGCTGATCAACATCACGTTGCAAGGGCGCTCGGACACCTACCCGAAACGGCGCGGCATGACACGCGTGCCGGAGATGCTGGCGGCGGGGATCAACGTCGCGTTTGGCCACGACTGCGTGATGGACCCTTGGTACAGCCTCGGTTCCGGCGACATGCTCGAAGTCGCGCACATGGGCTTGCACGTCGCGCAGATGACGGGTATCGACGCGATGCATGCGTGTTTTGACGCCGTCACGGTGAATGCGGCGCGTATTCTTGGGCTGGAGCGTTATGGAGTTGAGCCGGGATGCGATGCGAATCTCGTCGTGCTTGACGCGCGCGATGCTGTCGAGGCGATACGTTTGCGCGCGGCGCGGCTGGCAGTCGTGAGCCGGGGGAAAGTGGTGAGCCGCGCTCCGGCGGCACGCGCGATGTTGTCGCTGGAAGGGCGGCCTATGGAAGTGGACTTCAAACTGCATCGCGGGTGA
- the ntrC gene encoding nitrogen regulation protein NR(I) produces MKPIWIVDDDQSIRWVLEKALARENFATRSFANVREAAGALEHDSPQVLVSDIRMPGGSGLELLQTVRDRVPGLPVIIMTAFSDLDSAVAAFQGGAFEYLAKPFDVDKAVELIRRAVDESMRGEHTWDDRVAEAPEMLGQAPAMQDMFRAIGRLSHSAATVLITGESGTGKELVARALHRHSPRANGPFIALNTAAIPKDLLESELFGHERGAFTGAQAMRQGRFEQAENGTLFLDEIGDMPFDLQTRLLRVLSDGQFYRVGGHNPLRANVRVIAATHQNLESRVRQGLFREDLYHRLNVIRLRLPALRERSEDIPLLTRHFLQKSARDLGVEPKRVSDEALAYMTSLPFPGNVRQLENLANWLTVMAPAQTIEIKDLPPDLVSTQQAGAEFATSAGSLPIDGSVSNGGVTNGVAPIAGAPVAAGGVVIPSPVAAWESGLRTEVAKLLRENAADVMDELSRRFEAAVIREALDFTRGRKVEAAERLGIGRNTITRKIQELNLEP; encoded by the coding sequence ATGAAGCCGATCTGGATAGTAGACGACGATCAATCGATCCGTTGGGTGCTCGAAAAAGCACTCGCACGCGAGAACTTCGCGACGCGCAGCTTTGCGAATGTGCGCGAAGCCGCGGGCGCACTGGAACACGACAGCCCGCAGGTGCTCGTCTCCGATATCAGGATGCCTGGCGGCTCCGGGCTCGAACTGCTGCAGACCGTGCGCGACCGCGTGCCCGGCTTGCCCGTCATCATCATGACGGCGTTCTCGGATCTCGATAGCGCCGTGGCCGCGTTTCAGGGCGGCGCATTCGAATACCTCGCGAAGCCGTTCGACGTCGATAAGGCCGTCGAGCTGATTCGCCGCGCCGTCGACGAAAGCATGCGCGGCGAACACACATGGGACGACCGCGTTGCCGAAGCGCCCGAGATGCTCGGTCAGGCGCCCGCGATGCAGGACATGTTCCGCGCGATAGGCCGTCTGTCGCATTCGGCCGCGACCGTGCTCATTACGGGCGAATCAGGCACCGGTAAGGAACTTGTCGCGCGCGCCTTGCACCGACATAGCCCACGCGCGAACGGTCCGTTCATCGCATTGAACACGGCGGCGATTCCGAAAGATCTGCTGGAATCCGAACTGTTTGGTCATGAGCGTGGCGCGTTCACGGGTGCGCAGGCGATGCGCCAGGGCCGTTTCGAGCAGGCTGAGAACGGCACGCTGTTTCTCGATGAAATCGGCGATATGCCATTCGACTTGCAGACGCGTCTGTTGCGTGTGCTGTCGGATGGGCAGTTCTATCGCGTCGGCGGACATAACCCGCTGCGCGCGAACGTGCGCGTGATCGCCGCGACGCACCAGAATCTCGAATCGCGTGTGCGGCAAGGACTGTTCCGCGAGGACTTGTATCACCGCTTGAACGTGATCCGTCTGCGCTTGCCGGCGCTGCGTGAACGCAGCGAGGACATTCCGCTGCTAACGCGTCACTTCTTGCAGAAGAGCGCGCGCGATCTTGGTGTCGAGCCGAAGCGCGTGTCGGATGAAGCGCTTGCCTATATGACGTCGCTGCCGTTTCCGGGCAACGTTCGGCAACTCGAAAATCTCGCGAACTGGCTGACCGTGATGGCGCCCGCGCAGACGATCGAGATCAAGGACTTGCCGCCCGATCTCGTATCGACGCAGCAGGCCGGGGCGGAGTTCGCGACGTCGGCGGGATCGCTGCCGATCGACGGCTCAGTGAGCAACGGTGGCGTCACAAACGGCGTGGCGCCGATCGCGGGTGCGCCCGTCGCTGCCGGCGGCGTGGTGATACCGTCGCCTGTTGCCGCGTGGGAGAGCGGGCTGCGCACGGAAGTCGCGAAGCTGTTGCGCGAGAATGCCGCCGATGTGATGGATGAGCTGTCGCGCCGTTTTGAAGCGGCTGTGATCCGCGAAGCGCTCGACTTCACGCGCGGGCGCAAGGTCGAAGCGGCCGAGCGGCTCGGCATCGGGCGCAATACGATCACGCGCAAGATTCAGGAGTTGAATCTCGAACCGTAA
- a CDS encoding acyltransferase, whose protein sequence is MTPHPQTLSGALARDANNFDLVRLVAACAVVYCNAYVIQQTDAGDGIAAALGFGGAGYLGVYAFFLMSGLLVSASFERQRSVPRFVALRLARLLPAVVGASLVAIFVVGPIFTTLALHDYFTSGATWRNLDYFSTLMMKRGWTLPGVFEHNRFVRDICAPLWTLPLQIYCYGLVLVVGMAGLLSTRWRSVIAVLIAVAVLTVRVRLPDLQIGWRDFPDKAGGYAFFPEPFFFLGMLLYGWRERISLSGLTACGLLLVFLVFRDTAGAQALFYVAFVYGLLWVSVTPMLRGWVPRHDYSYAIYLYGFMVQQCVAALAPRMPPMLSIVVSAPFIFALAAFSSRWIERPVMNWCRARIARIDARQQERRDAPEAASMRASDLAVRWPPL, encoded by the coding sequence ATGACTCCGCATCCCCAGACACTGTCGGGCGCACTTGCGCGCGACGCGAACAATTTCGATCTCGTTCGACTGGTCGCCGCGTGCGCCGTCGTCTATTGCAACGCGTACGTGATCCAGCAGACGGATGCCGGCGATGGCATCGCGGCGGCGCTTGGCTTCGGCGGCGCGGGCTATCTCGGCGTGTATGCGTTCTTTCTGATGAGCGGGCTGCTGGTGAGCGCGAGCTTCGAGCGGCAGCGCTCGGTGCCGCGCTTCGTCGCGCTGCGGCTCGCGCGTTTGCTGCCCGCCGTGGTCGGCGCGTCGCTGGTGGCGATCTTCGTCGTCGGGCCGATTTTCACGACGCTTGCGCTGCACGACTATTTCACGTCGGGTGCCACATGGCGAAACCTCGACTATTTCTCGACGCTCATGATGAAGCGCGGCTGGACATTGCCGGGTGTGTTCGAGCACAACCGTTTCGTGCGCGACATCTGCGCGCCGTTGTGGACGCTGCCGCTCCAGATCTATTGCTATGGGCTCGTGCTGGTCGTGGGCATGGCCGGCTTGCTGTCGACGCGCTGGCGCAGCGTGATCGCGGTATTGATCGCGGTGGCCGTGCTGACGGTGCGTGTGCGTCTGCCCGATCTGCAGATCGGCTGGCGTGATTTCCCGGACAAGGCGGGCGGCTATGCGTTCTTTCCTGAGCCGTTCTTCTTTCTCGGCATGCTGCTGTACGGATGGCGCGAGCGCATCAGCCTCAGCGGCCTGACCGCGTGTGGTCTGCTGCTGGTGTTTCTGGTGTTTCGCGATACGGCGGGCGCGCAGGCGCTGTTCTATGTCGCGTTCGTTTATGGGCTGCTATGGGTGAGCGTGACGCCGATGTTGCGTGGCTGGGTGCCGCGTCACGACTACTCGTACGCGATCTATCTTTACGGCTTCATGGTCCAGCAATGCGTGGCAGCGCTCGCGCCGCGCATGCCGCCAATGCTGTCGATCGTCGTCAGTGCGCCGTTCATTTTTGCGCTGGCAGCGTTCTCGTCGCGCTGGATCGAGCGTCCGGTGATGAACTGGTGCCGCGCGCGCATCGCGCGCATTGACGCGCGTCAGCAAGAACGCCGTGATGCGCCCGAAGCGGCATCGATGCGCGCGTCCGACCTCGCGGTCCGCTGGCCGCCGCTTTGA
- a CDS encoding aspartate/glutamate racemase family protein translates to MKTIGVIGGMSWESSAEYYPLLNRYAKARLGGHHNARSLMVTVDFAPIEANQRAGDWHALGVQMADAARQLERGGADIVLLATNTMHRVHEAIEAAIAVPFLHIADPTGEALRAAGIERVGLLGTRYTMEQTFYAGRLRERFGLDTLIPDDEGRAHVHRIIYDELCHGTIEPSSRAIYQNVIEDLKARGAQAVILGCTEITLLVRQEDAILPVFDTTALHAQKAVDWAIEADHG, encoded by the coding sequence ATGAAAACGATAGGCGTGATCGGCGGGATGAGTTGGGAATCCTCGGCCGAGTATTACCCGCTGCTGAACCGCTATGCGAAGGCGCGTCTCGGCGGCCATCACAATGCGCGCAGCCTGATGGTGACCGTCGACTTCGCACCCATCGAAGCGAACCAGCGAGCGGGCGACTGGCACGCGCTCGGCGTGCAGATGGCGGATGCCGCCCGACAACTGGAGCGCGGCGGCGCCGACATCGTGCTGCTCGCGACGAACACCATGCATCGCGTGCACGAAGCGATTGAAGCGGCGATCGCGGTGCCCTTTCTGCATATCGCCGATCCAACGGGCGAAGCGCTGCGCGCGGCGGGCATCGAGCGAGTCGGCTTGCTGGGCACGCGCTATACGATGGAGCAGACCTTCTACGCGGGTCGCCTGCGCGAGCGCTTCGGCCTCGATACGCTGATCCCCGATGACGAAGGCCGCGCGCACGTCCATCGGATCATCTACGACGAGTTGTGCCATGGGACCATCGAGCCGTCATCGCGAGCGATCTATCAAAACGTGATCGAAGACCTGAAGGCTCGCGGCGCGCAGGCCGTCATTCTCGGCTGCACCGAGATCACGCTGCTGGTCCGACAGGAAGACGCTATTCTGCCTGTGTTCGATACGACTGCGCTGCATGCGCAAAAGGCTGTCGACTGGGCGATCGAAGCCGATCATGGTTGA
- the xth gene encoding exodeoxyribonuclease III: MKLATWNVNSLKVRQQHVIDWLELSQTDVLCLQELKLPDEKFPRAELEEKGYRSWFAGQKTYNGVGILVRDGMNVDEASIMRNIPGFEDPQQRVIAATIEGVRVISAYFPNGQAPGTDKFAYKLRWLDALHDWIASELAQHPKLALLGDYNIAPEDRDVHDPKAWEGQNLVSPEERAQFNRLVELGLVDSFRLFDQPEKTFTWWDYRMLAFRRNAGLRIDHILLSKPLAASCTHCDVDKTPRKWDQPSDHAPVVALTE; encoded by the coding sequence ATGAAATTAGCCACGTGGAATGTGAACTCCCTGAAGGTTCGTCAGCAGCATGTGATCGACTGGCTCGAACTCAGCCAGACCGACGTGCTGTGTCTTCAGGAACTGAAACTGCCCGACGAAAAATTTCCGCGCGCAGAACTCGAGGAAAAGGGTTATCGCAGCTGGTTCGCCGGTCAGAAGACGTATAACGGCGTCGGCATACTCGTGCGCGACGGCATGAACGTCGACGAAGCCAGCATCATGCGCAACATACCCGGCTTCGAGGACCCGCAGCAGCGCGTGATCGCGGCCACCATCGAAGGCGTGCGCGTGATCAGCGCCTACTTCCCGAACGGCCAGGCGCCCGGCACCGACAAGTTCGCCTACAAGCTGCGCTGGCTCGACGCGCTGCACGACTGGATCGCCAGCGAACTCGCGCAGCATCCAAAGCTCGCGCTGCTGGGCGACTACAACATCGCGCCCGAAGACCGCGACGTGCATGATCCGAAGGCGTGGGAAGGACAGAACCTCGTGTCGCCGGAAGAGCGCGCGCAGTTCAACCGCCTCGTCGAACTGGGTCTCGTCGATTCGTTCCGGCTCTTCGATCAGCCCGAGAAGACCTTCACGTGGTGGGACTATCGGATGCTCGCGTTCCGCCGCAACGCGGGCTTGCGCATCGACCATATCCTGCTGTCGAAGCCGCTTGCCGCAAGCTGCACGCATTGCGACGTCGACAAGACGCCACGCAAGTGGGATCAGCCGTCGGATCACGCGCCCGTCGTCGCGCTCACCGAGTAA
- the glnL gene encoding nitrogen regulation protein NR(II) codes for MVLKNLIKARKGHTDALSDDAQLVESGLLPGFEALPTVVLVLDKRTLRVAFANPSAESMLEMSRRQLTQMAWPDIFTNGEELTATIAAIAAHRFHATHLDAVLERAGHEPLHVHAIVGFLESAQDYVLLELFENERHLRSDREERIHDLTAVNKQLIRNLAHEIKNPLGGIRGAAQLLEFELGARERDELREYTQVVIKESDRLQTLVDRLLEPHRHPHIVGDVNIHEVCERVRAVILAEFPRGLTIERDYDVSVPDLRGDKEQLIQALLNIVRNAAEALRERISQGDARIELRTRVARKVTIAKRLCKLALDLHIVDNGPGIPEDIRDRIFYPLVSGREDGSGLGLTLAQTFVQQHEGMIEVESRPGHTEFQILLPLDS; via the coding sequence ATGGTATTGAAGAACCTGATCAAGGCCAGAAAAGGGCACACCGACGCATTGTCGGATGATGCGCAACTCGTCGAATCCGGTTTGCTGCCGGGCTTCGAGGCGCTGCCCACCGTCGTGCTCGTGCTCGACAAGCGGACGCTGCGTGTTGCGTTCGCGAATCCGTCGGCCGAGTCGATGCTCGAAATGTCGCGCCGGCAGCTCACCCAAATGGCCTGGCCCGACATCTTCACGAACGGCGAAGAACTGACGGCGACCATCGCCGCGATCGCCGCTCACCGTTTTCACGCGACCCATCTGGATGCTGTGCTCGAACGCGCCGGCCACGAGCCGCTGCACGTGCATGCGATCGTCGGCTTCCTGGAAAGCGCGCAGGACTACGTGCTGCTCGAGCTGTTCGAGAACGAGCGTCATCTAAGGTCCGACCGCGAAGAGCGCATCCATGATCTGACGGCCGTCAACAAGCAGTTGATCCGCAATCTCGCGCATGAGATCAAGAACCCGCTCGGCGGCATTCGCGGCGCGGCGCAACTGCTCGAATTCGAACTCGGCGCGCGCGAACGCGACGAGCTGCGCGAGTACACGCAGGTCGTCATCAAGGAATCGGACCGGCTGCAAACGCTCGTCGACCGGTTGCTCGAACCGCATCGTCATCCGCATATCGTCGGCGACGTGAATATTCACGAAGTCTGCGAGCGCGTGCGCGCGGTGATTCTCGCGGAGTTTCCGCGCGGTCTGACGATCGAGCGCGACTACGACGTCAGCGTGCCCGATCTGCGCGGCGACAAGGAGCAACTAATCCAGGCGCTGCTGAACATCGTGCGCAATGCTGCCGAAGCGCTGCGCGAACGCATCTCGCAAGGCGATGCGCGAATCGAGTTGCGTACCCGCGTGGCGCGCAAGGTGACGATCGCGAAACGTCTTTGCAAGCTGGCACTGGACTTGCATATCGTCGACAACGGGCCCGGCATTCCCGAAGACATACGCGACCGCATCTTCTATCCGCTCGTATCGGGCAGGGAAGACGGCAGCGGTCTTGGCCTGACGCTCGCGCAGACTTTCGTGCAACAGCACGAAGGGATGATCGAAGTGGAGAGCCGTCCGGGTCACACCGAGTTTCAGATTCTGCTGCCGCTCGACAGCTGA